One part of the Eubalaena glacialis isolate mEubGla1 chromosome 19, mEubGla1.1.hap2.+ XY, whole genome shotgun sequence genome encodes these proteins:
- the LOC133079987 gene encoding adenosine 5'-monophosphoramidase HINT1, translated as MADEIAKAQAARPGGDTIFGKIIRKEIPAKIIYEDDQCLAFHDVSPQAPTHFLVIPKKHISQISAAEDDDEGLLGHLMIVGKKCAADLGLKKGYRMVVNEGSDGGQSVYHVHLHVLGGRQMNWPPG; from the coding sequence ATGGCAGATGAGATCGCTAAGGCTCAGGCCGCTCGGCCTGGTGGCGACACGATCTTCGGGAAGATCATTCGCAAGGAAATCCCAGCCAAAATCATTTATGAGGATGACCAGTGTCTTGCTTTCCATGACGTTTCCCCTCAAGCACCAACACATTTTCTGGTGATACCCAAGAAACATATATCCCAGATTTCTGCAGCAGAAGATGACGATGAAGGTCTTCTTGGACATTTAATGATTGTTGGCAAGAAATGTGCTGCTGATCTGGGCCTGAAGAAGGGTTATCGAATGGTGGTGAATGAAGGTTCAGATGGGGGACAGTCTGTCTATCATGTTCATCTCCATGTTCTTGGAGGTCGGCAGATGAATTGGCCTCCTGGTTAA